In one Leptogranulimonas caecicola genomic region, the following are encoded:
- a CDS encoding S-ribosylhomocysteine lyase produces MDKIASFTVNHLTLEPGVYVSRKDKAGDEVITTFDVRMTTPNKEPVMDTAAIHCLEHLGATFLRNHSTWAERVVYFGPMGCRTGFYLVMAGDMDSRDVVPLVTELFEWVAGYEGAVPGADPKECGNYLDLNLPMAQWEARRYLDRTLRDIDKAHLVYSE; encoded by the coding sequence GTGGACAAAATCGCAAGCTTTACCGTAAACCACCTCACCTTAGAGCCCGGCGTCTATGTGTCTCGCAAGGATAAGGCAGGCGACGAGGTCATTACTACTTTCGATGTGCGCATGACCACTCCCAACAAGGAGCCGGTCATGGATACCGCAGCCATCCATTGCCTCGAGCACTTGGGCGCCACGTTTTTGCGCAACCATTCCACCTGGGCTGAACGGGTAGTCTACTTTGGCCCCATGGGCTGTCGTACCGGCTTTTATCTGGTGATGGCGGGCGATATGGACTCCCGCGACGTCGTGCCCCTTGTCACAGAGCTCTTCGAGTGGGTTGCCGGCTATGAGGGAGCTGTCCCCGGCGCAGATCCTAAAGAGTGCGGCAACTATCTAGACCTCAATCTTCCCATGGCCCAGTGGGAAGCCCGTCGCTATTTGGATCGCACTTTGCGCGATATCGACAAGGCCCATCTCGTCTATAGCGAGTAG
- a CDS encoding prolipoprotein diacylglyceryl transferase, translated as MFLYLAMKGDDSMHQPADKDNLDERNLEVTRAYEQGLKDARAKDHEPAGESDDKKGGLLSDLSVPQVAAGALAAVTSMLLTNQIGIAGSVIGVAVGSVVSTVASSVYKRMVATGASTLKEKINTSDDEPGATRPLDVHEGTVDASGARIAPEELRQRVHAQQAARTHKKVAVGVIVVAVVAALIGVALSAGFVSLATAGQGLGTKTSLVAPKEPQKSDQAAAADNDAQKSAAAKPDNSTENSSNKPQDSSAATNGNSDAGDQNAAAAGGDGTNSAADNTSNGGSSTNPQKPEDGTATPPSDPSTNGEQASGNASGTPGAQQGGQSAQGTQGTQGQASAQSTNN; from the coding sequence GTGTTTCTATACCTCGCTATGAAGGGTGATGACTCCATGCATCAGCCAGCCGATAAGGACAACCTTGATGAGCGCAACCTTGAGGTGACTCGGGCTTATGAGCAGGGTTTGAAAGATGCTCGGGCAAAGGACCATGAGCCGGCGGGGGAATCTGACGATAAAAAAGGCGGGCTGTTGAGCGATCTCTCGGTGCCTCAGGTGGCTGCCGGTGCACTGGCTGCGGTGACCTCGATGCTTCTCACCAACCAGATTGGCATCGCAGGGTCGGTCATCGGCGTGGCGGTAGGCTCGGTGGTATCTACGGTGGCCAGCTCGGTCTATAAGCGCATGGTGGCTACCGGTGCTTCAACCCTTAAAGAGAAGATCAACACCTCAGATGATGAGCCAGGGGCTACGCGTCCCCTGGATGTTCACGAAGGCACCGTCGACGCCTCTGGGGCGCGCATCGCTCCTGAAGAGCTACGGCAGAGAGTCCATGCGCAGCAGGCTGCCCGCACCCATAAAAAGGTGGCAGTGGGCGTCATAGTGGTGGCCGTGGTAGCTGCGCTGATAGGAGTGGCGCTCTCGGCCGGCTTTGTGTCTCTTGCCACCGCAGGCCAGGGCTTGGGCACGAAGACCTCCCTGGTGGCTCCTAAGGAGCCACAGAAGAGCGATCAGGCCGCTGCCGCTGACAACGACGCACAAAAAAGCGCCGCTGCGAAGCCGGATAATTCTACTGAGAACTCTTCCAATAAACCTCAAGATAGCAGCGCTGCCACTAATGGCAACTCTGATGCCGGCGACCAAAACGCCGCTGCTGCGGGGGGCGACGGGACTAACAGTGCTGCGGACAACACTTCCAACGGCGGGTCTTCCACAAATCCACAAAAGCCGGAGGATGGCACCGCTACTCCCCCTTCAGATCCCTCTACCAATGGCGAACAGGCTTCTGGCAATGCTTCTGGCACTCCTGGTGCGCAGCAAGGAGGCCAGAGTGCTCAAGGCACGCAAGGAACTCAGGGTCAAGCCTCTGCCCAATCTACCAATAATTAG